The Diadema setosum chromosome 4, eeDiaSeto1, whole genome shotgun sequence genome window below encodes:
- the LOC140226918 gene encoding uncharacterized protein, with the protein MLCWRRVIRQVHRQKEHSQGYRDFKSRKDNMPDMMRPIFLLCLCAFVGSALGQRQPQVSRITSIVRSVCGLYQLHSYRYGHGRCNRKVIDEVHDHADKVFIPARGFGYIHGDFVERTLKLPRYQRICYTNGQAIYPVRGPCDMMELVCNGNVNVDFCRRVHIPAPPPPPRRPMTTAPPVPRAPVNPPVPGAPAVPDVPPAPGVPPVPGAPGGGF; encoded by the exons ATGCTCTGCTGGCGACGGGTCATTCGTCAAGTTCACCGCCAAAAGGAACACAGCCAAGGATACCGGGATTTTAAATCAAGAAAAGACAACATGCCGGATATG ATGAGGCCGATTTTCTTACTGTGTCTATGCGCATTTGTTGGATCTGCACTCGGTCAGAGGCAACCGCAAG TGTCTCGCATTACGTCCATCGTGAGGAGCGTCTGCGGACTCTACCAGCTTCATTCGTACCGGTACGGGCACGGTCGATGCAACCGCAAGGTCATCGATGAGGTGCACGACCACGCCGACAAGGTGTTCATCCCGGCTCGCGGTTTCGGCTATATTCACGGCGACTTCGTCGAACGAACCCTGAAGCTGCCGAGGTACCAGCGGATCTGCTACACCAATGGCCAGGCCATTTATCCTGTGAGGGGCCCCTGTGACATGATGGAACTCGTCTGCAATGGCAACGTCAACGTGGACTTTTGCAGAA GGGTGCATATTCCTGCGCCACCACCTCCTCCCCGAAGACCTATGACGACAGCCCCACCAGTGCCTCGTGCTCCCGTCAACCCTCCAGTCCCCGGAGCTCCAGCGGTGCCTGATGTGCCACCAGCACCTGGCGTTCCACCAGTACCAGGAGCACCAGGCGGCGGATTTTAA